In one Rutidosis leptorrhynchoides isolate AG116_Rl617_1_P2 chromosome 8, CSIRO_AGI_Rlap_v1, whole genome shotgun sequence genomic region, the following are encoded:
- the LOC139862387 gene encoding nudix hydrolase 15, mitochondrial-like, with protein sequence MDCNNVKNRSHKLLELSQRFRQSNSVSSCSIAEQSNPSQNLKRPNRAAVLICLFEEGDDIYVILTRRSSKLSSFSGQVSLPGGRTDEGDQDDIRTALREAEEEIGLDPSLVDVVTVLQPFGAKGNIIIVPVIGILWNKQAFNPVLNTEEVESIFYAPLEMFLKNENRRQEERGTEGDKYMFHYFTHKTHDNVYVIWAVTAAILITAASIVYQRSPDFEPRMPKFWNRKHNRL encoded by the exons ATGGATTGCAACAACGTTAAAAATAGATCACATAAATTACTAGAATTATCTCAACGGTTTCGTCAATCCAACTCCGTTTCATCTTGTTCAATTGCTGAACAATCTAACCCATCCCAAAACTTGAAAAGACCTAACAGAGCTGCAGTTCTAATATGTCTTTTTGAAGAAGGAGATGATATCTATGTTATCTTAACCAGAAGATCATCAAAGTTATCGTCTTTTTCTG GGCAAGTGTCTTTGCCGGGAGGTAGAACGGATGAAGGTGATCAAGATGATATTCGAACCGCGTTAAGGGAGGCTGAAGAGGAAATTGGGTTGGATCCTTCACTTGTTGATGTTGTTACTGTTCTTCAACCCTTCGGAGCCAAG GGGAACATTATTATAGTTCCTGTGATTGGCATACTGTGGAATAAGCAAGCGTTTAATCCCGTTCTAAATACTGAAGAAGTAGAGTCGATTTTCTATGCCCCTCTTGAAATGTTTCTCAAG AATGAAAATAGGCGGCAGGAAGAGAGAGGAACTGAAGGAGACAAATATATGTTTCACTATTTTACTCACAAAACACATGACAATGTGTATGTGATATGGGCTGTAACTGCAGCCATCTTAATAACAGCTGCATCGATTGTTTACCAACGCTCGCCCGATTTTGAACCAAGGATGCCTAAATTCTGGAACAGGAAGCACAACAGACTATAA